CGCAATACTTGTTTGCTTTAAAAGAGAGTCCTTCTTTAAATCATTTGAAAGTATAACTGCTTTTTTGAGATATGATAATTTATGTACTCCTTTTGCATTGTTTAAATAAAAGTAAATAGAATCTTTTTGCTCTTGAGAATAAACAAAAAATGTAGTAAGTAGTAAGGAAAAAATAAGAATTTTTTTCATAAGATGAAAAAGGTATCTATTTGTGTTAATAAGGTGAAATATATTTTTTCTTAAAAAAACTAAGACATTTTCTGAAATAAATCCCAAATTACAATACCTGTTGTAACCGATATGTTTAAAGAATGCTTCGTTCCTAATTGTGGAATTTCAATACAAAAATCAGCCGCAGAAACCACTTCTTGTTGCACACCTTTTACTTCATTTCCCATAACAACCGCATATTTTTGGTTTGCTTTTGGAATAAATTCATTTAACATCGTGCTATTTTCAGCTTGTTCTATGGCTAAAATAGTAACGTTATCTTTTTTAAGCTTTTCAACTAACTCAATAGTATTTTCAATATGTTCCCAAGCAACAGATTCGGTAGCTCCTAAAGCAGTTTTATGAATTTCTTTATTAGGAGGAGTTGCAGTAATTCCACACAAATATATTTTTTCAATTAAAAAAGCATCCGAAGTTCTAAAAACCGACCCCACATTATTTAAACTTCTGATGTTGTCTAAGATTACAATAATGGGCGTTTTTTCGGTTTCTTTAAACTCATTAACTGTAATTCTACCTAATTCACTATTTTTTAGTTTTCTCATAAAAAATGTTCACTTTAAAATCGAATATTTATCTTCGCAAAACTAATTTAAAAAAACTAAAAAATTGGCAAAAACAAAGGCAAAAAAGGTAACTCCATTAATGCAACAATACAACGGAATTAAAACCAAATATCCCGATGCAATGTTGCTTTTTAGAGTCGGAGATTTTTATGAAACCTTTGGCGAAGATGCCGTAAAAGCATCCAGTGTTTTAGGAATTGTTTTAACAAAAAGAAGTGCAGGTAGTGCTAGTGAAATCGCTTTGGCTGGTTTTCCGCATCATTCGTTAAATACATATTTACCTAAATTAGTAAAATCGGGTTTAAGGGTTGCAATTTGCGATCAGTTAGAAGATCCGAAAATGACTAAAAGTATTGTAAAACGAGGCGTTACCGAATTGGTAACCCCTGGTGTTGCTTTAAACGATGAAGTTTTACAATCGAAATCAAATAATTTTTTAGCTGCCGTACATTTCGGTAAAAAATTAATCGGAATTTCTTTTTTAGATGTTTCTACAGGCGAATTTTTAATTGCCCAAGGAAACGAAGAATATATTGATAAATTATTACAAAATTTTTCTCCTAGTGAAGTTTTAGTTGAAAAAAAATACAAACAACAATTTTCAGAATTGTTTACAAATCGTTTTCATACTTTTTATTTAGAAGATTGGGTTTTTCAAAAGGAATATGGAAATGAATTATTAAGTACTCATTTTAAAGTTAAAAATTTAAAAGGTTTTGGTGTTGAATCCCTAGAACAAGGGATTGTTGCTGGTGGTGCAGTAATGTATTATTTATCAGAAACACAACATAATAAAATTGAACACATACAATCTATCAGTAGAATTGCTGAAGATAATTATGTTTGGATGGACAGGTTTACCGTTAAAAATTTAGAATTATACGGCGGAAATTCGTTAAATTCAGTGTCTTTATTAAATGTTATTGATAAAACAATTTCGCCTATGGGCGGAAGATTATTAAAACGTTGGTTGGCTTTGCCGTTAAAAGATTTGACACAAATACAAGAACGTCATGAGTTGGTCGCTTTTTTAATTGATAATGAATCTTTTTTTGAAACGGTAACCTATCAATTAAAGCAAATTTCTGATATAGAGCGATTAATTTCAAAAGTTGCCACAGGAAAAGTATCGCCAAGAGAAGTTGTTTTATTGAAAAATTCATTAAAAGCTATTCTTCCGATAAAAGCATCAGCAGAAAAAAGCCGCAATAAAACGGTTAAAGAAATAGGAAAAAAATTACACGATTGTGAAATTTTAATTACTAAAATTGTTCAAACTATTTTTGAAGATGCACCTGTAAATATCAATAAAGGAAATGCTATTGCAAGCGGTGTTTCTGATGAATTAGATGAACTTCGTAGTATTTCTAATTCAGGAAAAGAATATTTAGAAATGATGTTGGCTCGTGAAACCGAAAGAACGGGAATTACAAGTTTAAAAATTGCTTTCAATAATGTTTTTGGATATTATATTGAAGTTAGAAACACGCATAAAGATAAAGTTCCTGAAGAATGGATTCGTAAGCAAACCCTTGTAAATGCTGAACGATATATTACTGAAGAATTAAAAGAATACGAAACTAAAATTTTAGGAGCAGAAGATAAAATTCAGCAAATAGAAGCGGATATTTTTTCAAAATTAGTACAGTTTATTATTGATTTTGTACAACCTGTTCAGCAAAATGCTCAAAATATTGCTAAAATAGATGTGTTATTATCATTTGCCAAATTGGCTATGGACAACGAATATGTGCGTCCAGAAATGGATAATAGTACGGATATTGATATTAAAAATGGGCGTCATCCTGTAATAGAAAAACAACTTCCAATTGGCGAAGAATATATTGCAAATGATGTTGTTTTAAATCGTGATACGCAACAAATAATTATGATTACCGGACCAAATATGTCGGGTAAATCGGCAATTTTACGCCAAACGGCTTTAATCGTTTTATTAGCTCAAATGGGAAGTTATATTCCTGCACAAAGTGCCAGAATTGGTATGGTAGATAAAATTTTTACCAGAGTAGGAGCAAGCGATAATATTTCGATGGGAGAATCTACTTTTATGGTAGAAATGAATGAAACAGCATCAATTTTAAATAATATATCAGAACGTAGTTTGGTTTTATTAGATGAAATTGGGCGTGGAACTTCTACTTATGATGGAATTTCAATTGCTTGGGCTATTGCCGAATATTTACACGAACATCCATCAAAAGGAAAAACATTATTTGCTACGCATTATCATGAATTAAATGAAATGACAAGCACTTTTAAACGTATTAAAAACTTTAATGTATCCGTAAAAGAATTAAAAGATAGTATCATCTTTTTACGAAAATTAGTAGAAGGTGGAAGTAATCATAGTTTTGGAATTCATGTAGCAAAATTAGCAGGAATGCCAAAATTAGTGATTACAAAAGCACAAAAAATTCTAAAACAATTAGAAGCAAATAACACTCATAAAGAAGTAAAAGAGGTTTTAAAAGATTCGCAAAAAGAAGAGATGCAAATGAGCTTCTTTCAATTAGATGACCCTTTATTAGAAAATGTTAGAGATGAAATTTTAGCCACTAATATTGATACACTTACGCCAATTGAAGCTTTAATGAAGTTGAACGAAATTAAGCGAATGCTTATTAAAAAATAAACTTTGTTAAATGATACAAGACATTAGTTTTAAACGAATAAATAAATTGGCTTTTCCTGCTTTAATTGCAGGAGTTGCCGAACCTTTATTATCAACAACCGATTTAGCTATCGTAGGAAATATCAATCATAATGCCACCGAAAGTATTGCCGCTATTGGAATTGTAGGTGCTTTTTTATCGATGCTAATTTGGGTTTTTGGGCAGGCTCGTAGTAGTATTTCGTCAATTATTTCGCAATATATAGGTGCTGATAAATTATCCGAAGTAAAAAATTTACCTGCTCAAGCTATCGCTATTATCTTAGTAACAAGTTTGGTTATTTTAGGAATTACATATCCGTTTGCTAAAGAAATATTTCAATTTTACAATGCTTCTGATAGTATTTTAGATTATGCGATTGAATATTATAAAATACGGGTTTTTGGTTTTCCGTTTACATTATTTGTAATCGCTGTTTTTGGTACGTTTCGAGGCTTACAAAACACGATGTATCCGATGCTAATTGCTATAATTGGTACAATTGTAAACATTGTATTAGATGTTATTTTTGTTTACGGAATTGAAGGATATATTCCTGCAATGAATATTACAGGAGCTGCTTATGCAAGTGTAATTGCACAAATAGTTATGGCGCTTGTTTCCGTGTATTTATTGTTAACTAAAACAGAAATATCTTTAAAATTTGAGCTTCCTTTTAATAAAGAAATTCCGAAGTTTATCAATATGATGTTAAACTTATTTGTTAGAACTATTGCTTTAAATCTTGCTTTATATTTTGCTACTTCTTATGCCGTTTCTTACGGAAAAGAATACATTGCAGCCTATACAATCGGTTTTAATATATGGCTAATGGGCGCTTTTATGATTGATGGATATTCATCGGCAGGAAATATTTTATCAGGAAAATTATTAGGAGCAAAAGCTTATTCATCATTACTTAAATTAGGAAATAATTTACTTCTTTATGGATTTGTCTTTGGTGTTTTTTTAGCAATTATTGGATTTGTTTTTTATGATTTTATAGGAAGAATTTTTACACAAGAACAAGCCGTATTAGAACATTTTTATAATACTTTTTGGATTATTTTAATAATGCAACCTATTTGTGCTATCGCTTTTATTTATGATGGAATGTTTAAAGGAATGGGCGAAATGAAGTATTTAAGAAATTTATTATTGATATCAACAGCAGTTATTTTTATTCCTGTTTTATTATTTTTTGATTCCTTAGATTATAAATTACATGCCATTTGGATTGCTTTTTATGCATGGATAATTGCACGTGCACTTCCTTTAATTCTTAAATTTAGAAATACTTTTTTATCACACTCTCAAAATGATTAAATTTGAGAATAAAACATTAAGCATGACAACAACAAGAGAAAACGGAAGTTTATATACTCATATTGATAAAAAAATTGCAACTATTGAATTTGGACATCCTGGAAGTAATTCTTTTCCAAGTGAATTATTAGCACGTTTAGCGAATGAATTTAATACTTTATCAAATAATGATGACGTTGCAATTATCATTTTAAAATCCGAAGGAAATAAAGCTTTTTGTGCGGGTGCTTCTTTTGATGAATTGGTTGCTATTGATAGTTTAGAGTCTGGTAAACAATTTTTCTCAGGATTTGCCAATGTAATAAATGCGATGCGTTGTTGTTCAAAATTAATTATTGGACGTGTACAAGGTAAAACCGTTGGCGGTGGAGTTGGTTTAGCTTCAGCTTGTGACTATGTTTTTGCTACCGAAAGTGCTAGTATTAAATTATCAGAATTAAGTATCGGAATTGGTCCTTTTGTTATTGCTCCTGCGGTTACTCGTAAAATTAATGTAAGCGGTTTAGCCGAATTAACTTTAGATGCTACTAGTTGGAAAAATGCATATTGGGCAAAAGAAAAAGGGTTATACGCTCGTGTTTTTGAATCGATAGAAGATTTAGATAAAGAAGTTGAAATTTTTACTGAAAAATTAGCATTTTATAATTATGAAGCTTTATCAGAAATGAAAAAAACCTTGTGGATTGGTACAGAACATTGGCAAGAATTATTAATAGAAAATGCCGAAATATCAGGAAAGTTGGTTTTATCAGAAGCGACTAAAAAAGCATTATCAAAATTTAAAAAATAAAAAATGTTCTTATTTCAAGAGATAAAAAATATTCAAAATAAAACAACAGGACAGGAAATTGCAAGGTGGATACTTGAGAATCAAATAGTGTTTTTACTAGTAGGAGTATTGTTTTCAGTAGGTTTCGTATGGATATTAACAAAAGTTGCAAAACAAATTCGTACTTTCGGCAAATAAAAAATAAAATTATGGGTGGAGATTATTTATTTGCCATTTTAGCAGCAGGAGTAGCAATCGTGTATTTTTACAATAAATACAGAGCAAACAAAAAATTTAAGAGATAGTGAATAATATAAGAATTACAAAACAGTTTACTTTTGAAACAGGGCGTACGTTGTATGGTTATGATGGAAAATGTAAAAATGTACACGGACATAGTTATAAGCTTTTTGTAACCGTAACAGGTCAGCCAATTATGGATACGACCAATGTGAAATTTGGTATGGTCATCGATTTTGGCGATTTAAAGAAAATTGTTAAAGAAGAAATTGTTGATATTTTTGATCACGCAACCGTGTTTAATCAAAATACGCCACGTGTTGAATTAGCAAAAGAGTTAAAAGATAGAGGACATCATGTTATTTTGGTAGATTATCAACCAACAAGCGAAATGATGGCAATTGATTTTGCTAAAAAAATTAAAGATAGACTTCCTGAAAATATTAAACTTCACGGAATAAAATTACAAGAAACCGATACTAGTTTTGCAGAGTGGATTGCAAGTGATAATGAATAAAGGTTAATTTGAAGTAAAAAAATGGATATAGTTTTATAAAACTATATCCATTTTTTTTGATTAAAAATTTATTTAAAAATTGAAAGTACTTATTTTTGTAAAACTTTCAATATTAGTTGTGTTTAGTTCATATTGATCAATACTATTTTCAGAAATAATAAATGCATGGTTATTTCTTATGATAATATCCATGGCATTTTTTGTAGGAATTTCATTAATATATTTTGAATCTTTAGGATTTGAAATATCAAAAATTTTAACTGAATCATCACAAACTAATAAGTAATTATCGCCATATAAACTTAATCCTTTAGGTTGAGTTAAACCTCTATTGTTTAATAAAATTGGATTTTTTATATCGGTAATATCATAGGTTTTTAATTCGTTTACCATACCCTGACAATTCGTGTTCGTATGTAAAGTTACATAAGCATTTGTGCCATTTGCAACCACAGGATCACAGGAAGTAAAATGATTAGATTGCGCTAATTTTTCAGGTAATTCTTTGTTTGTAATATCATAAATAAACATCGCATTTTGTGAACCGATGAATAAATAATTATCAAAACTAAATAAAGTTTCAATATTAAAGCCAACTTCAATAGTGTTTACTTTTACAGGATTTTTAGTATCTGAAATATTAAAAACAGTCAGTTTAAAAAAATCAACAGTGTATAAATAATTATCTTTTAAAATAAAAGTAGCTAAAGAACCACCCATTCCATCTCCAGATTGATTACTAGAATTATCATTTGAATCTTGACTACAGGCAAAAATAAGAAGGCAAGTAATTAATAATATATATATCTTTTTCATAACCTTTATTTTTTTATCCAATTAACAATAATTTCTTCATTTTTAACATTACCATAAAAACCATCAGGAGATTCTAGTTTAGGAAAAACATTTTCTAATCTCTTATTGATGGTAAAAGTAGAAGCATCAATATTGATGCTTAATGAAACTAAATCTGTAGCTTGGTTTATAAAAAAAGTATTATTTCTGATACTAATATCAGTAGCACCTGGTATTTTTAAGAATTTCTTTTTTATAGGATTTGAAGAGTCTGAATTATCAAAAATATGAAAGCCTTTTCTTTTATCATTTATAAAAATATAATCGTCAAAAATATAAATTTTAGAAGATTCAGTCATTTCTATGTTATCTTGAAAAGCAATAGAAGCATTTAAATTGGTTCTTTCTATTGTAACAGGATCATAAGAAGATTGATACGGATCAGAAGTCGGTTCATTTTCGTAATAAAAACAACTGGATAAGTTAATACAAAATAGCAATACCATTATTTTTTTCATAATCAAGTTTTTGGACTTTAAAAATAATAAAAAACAACAACTATTTATAATTAATTTAAATAATAAATTATCTGTGTAAAAGCAAGTTATTTACCGTTAAATTCATTCATAGTATTTGCCATTCCTGCTGTAATAAAAGAGGTAACAGCATTTACTGAAGTAGGAATTCGTTCAATCATTTCGCTTTCTTCGTATTTGCTCCATTGTCCTAAAACATAATCTACTTGACGACCTTTTCCATAATCAGCGCCAACACCAAAACGAAAACGAGGATATGCTCCTGTATTAAATTTTTCTTGAATATCTTTTAAACCATTATGACCACCAGAGCTTCCTTTTGGTTTGATACGAAGTTTACCGAAATCAATATTTAAATCATCGGTAATTATTAACAAGTTTTCAACTTGAATATTTTCTTGTTGCATCCAATACATAACCGCTTTTCCACTTAAATTCATGTAAGTACTCGGCTTTAAAACGATGACTGTTTTTCCTTTGATTTTAAGTCTGGCAATGTCACCTAATTTTTCAGTTTCAAAACTAGCATCGTTTTCTTTAACAAAAGCATCTACTATTTTAAACCCTATATTATGACGTGTATTGTGGTATTGTTCACCAATATTACCTAAACCTACGATTAAAAACTTCTTCATCGGATTGTTTGACTGTATTTGTTAATTTTATTTTATAAATCATTTTTATTCTTTTAAAAAAGCTTAAAAACGATATTTCAAAAATAAAAAAAAGCGCTACACAATGGTAACGCTTTTTCTTTTATTGTATAATAGTTTTTTTAAGCTTCTGCTTCAGCATCTCCTTCAGCAGCAGCTTTTGCAGCATTACGAGACATACGAACTTGAGCAACTACAGTGTTATCTGGGTGTAATAAAGAATACTTATCGTTTCTTAATTCAGTAACATATAATTTATTACCAATAGCTAATTCAGTAATATCAGCTTCAATAAAGTCAGGTAAATTAGCAGGTAACGCTTTCACTTTTAATTTACGTAAGTTGTGACGTAAAGCCCCACCTAACATAATACCTTTTGCTACTCCTACTAAACGTACAGGAATATCCATAGTCAGTTCTTTTTCATCGAAGATTTGATAAAAATCTACGTGTAAAATAGCTTCAGTTACTGGGTGAAATTGGATATCTTGTAAAATAGCATTGTATTTTACACCATCTAATTCAATCGTAGCAGTAAATACATCAGGAGTAAATACTAAAGGCTTGAATACTTTTTCAGTTGCTGAAAAATGAACAAGCTCGTCTCCTCCGTATAATACGCAAGGAACCTTTCCAGCATTACGTAAGTCTTTAGTTGCTCTTTTACCTACGCTTTCTCTTTTTGATCCGTTGATTGTAATTGATTTCATTACTTTATTTTTATTTATTAAATTATTTACATTAAAAATTCATCACTAATTGATACGTTGTCATGTACTTTACGCATCACATCAGCAAATAAAGAGGCGCAATTTACCACTTTTATTTTAGACACACTCTTTTTTAACGGAATTGTATTTGAAACAATTAATTCTGTTAGTTTAGAATTCTGAATTCTTTCATAAGCTTCACCAGAAAGAATAGGGTGTGTACAAATAGCACGTACACTAATAGCTCCTCTTTCTATCATTAAATCGGCAGCTTTGGCAAGTGTTCCTCCTGTATCAATCATGTCATCTACAAGGATTACATTTTT
The Tenacibaculum pacificus DNA segment above includes these coding regions:
- a CDS encoding MATE family efflux transporter, with translation MIQDISFKRINKLAFPALIAGVAEPLLSTTDLAIVGNINHNATESIAAIGIVGAFLSMLIWVFGQARSSISSIISQYIGADKLSEVKNLPAQAIAIILVTSLVILGITYPFAKEIFQFYNASDSILDYAIEYYKIRVFGFPFTLFVIAVFGTFRGLQNTMYPMLIAIIGTIVNIVLDVIFVYGIEGYIPAMNITGAAYASVIAQIVMALVSVYLLLTKTEISLKFELPFNKEIPKFINMMLNLFVRTIALNLALYFATSYAVSYGKEYIAAYTIGFNIWLMGAFMIDGYSSAGNILSGKLLGAKAYSSLLKLGNNLLLYGFVFGVFLAIIGFVFYDFIGRIFTQEQAVLEHFYNTFWIILIMQPICAIAFIYDGMFKGMGEMKYLRNLLLISTAVIFIPVLLFFDSLDYKLHAIWIAFYAWIIARALPLILKFRNTFLSHSQND
- a CDS encoding RNA methyltransferase produces the protein MRKLKNSELGRITVNEFKETEKTPIIVILDNIRSLNNVGSVFRTSDAFLIEKIYLCGITATPPNKEIHKTALGATESVAWEHIENTIELVEKLKKDNVTILAIEQAENSTMLNEFIPKANQKYAVVMGNEVKGVQQEVVSAADFCIEIPQLGTKHSLNISVTTGIVIWDLFQKMS
- the pth gene encoding aminoacyl-tRNA hydrolase, which translates into the protein MKKFLIVGLGNIGEQYHNTRHNIGFKIVDAFVKENDASFETEKLGDIARLKIKGKTVIVLKPSTYMNLSGKAVMYWMQQENIQVENLLIITDDLNIDFGKLRIKPKGSSGGHNGLKDIQEKFNTGAYPRFRFGVGADYGKGRQVDYVLGQWSKYEESEMIERIPTSVNAVTSFITAGMANTMNEFNGK
- a CDS encoding LVIVD repeat-containing protein encodes the protein MKKIYILLITCLLIFACSQDSNDNSSNQSGDGMGGSLATFILKDNYLYTVDFFKLTVFNISDTKNPVKVNTIEVGFNIETLFSFDNYLFIGSQNAMFIYDITNKELPEKLAQSNHFTSCDPVVANGTNAYVTLHTNTNCQGMVNELKTYDITDIKNPILLNNRGLTQPKGLSLYGDNYLLVCDDSVKIFDISNPKDSKYINEIPTKNAMDIIIRNNHAFIISENSIDQYELNTTNIESFTKISTFNF
- the mutS gene encoding DNA mismatch repair protein MutS, with amino-acid sequence MAKTKAKKVTPLMQQYNGIKTKYPDAMLLFRVGDFYETFGEDAVKASSVLGIVLTKRSAGSASEIALAGFPHHSLNTYLPKLVKSGLRVAICDQLEDPKMTKSIVKRGVTELVTPGVALNDEVLQSKSNNFLAAVHFGKKLIGISFLDVSTGEFLIAQGNEEYIDKLLQNFSPSEVLVEKKYKQQFSELFTNRFHTFYLEDWVFQKEYGNELLSTHFKVKNLKGFGVESLEQGIVAGGAVMYYLSETQHNKIEHIQSISRIAEDNYVWMDRFTVKNLELYGGNSLNSVSLLNVIDKTISPMGGRLLKRWLALPLKDLTQIQERHELVAFLIDNESFFETVTYQLKQISDIERLISKVATGKVSPREVVLLKNSLKAILPIKASAEKSRNKTVKEIGKKLHDCEILITKIVQTIFEDAPVNINKGNAIASGVSDELDELRSISNSGKEYLEMMLARETERTGITSLKIAFNNVFGYYIEVRNTHKDKVPEEWIRKQTLVNAERYITEELKEYETKILGAEDKIQQIEADIFSKLVQFIIDFVQPVQQNAQNIAKIDVLLSFAKLAMDNEYVRPEMDNSTDIDIKNGRHPVIEKQLPIGEEYIANDVVLNRDTQQIIMITGPNMSGKSAILRQTALIVLLAQMGSYIPAQSARIGMVDKIFTRVGASDNISMGESTFMVEMNETASILNNISERSLVLLDEIGRGTSTYDGISIAWAIAEYLHEHPSKGKTLFATHYHELNEMTSTFKRIKNFNVSVKELKDSIIFLRKLVEGGSNHSFGIHVAKLAGMPKLVITKAQKILKQLEANNTHKEVKEVLKDSQKEEMQMSFFQLDDPLLENVRDEILATNIDTLTPIEALMKLNEIKRMLIKK
- a CDS encoding 50S ribosomal protein L25/general stress protein Ctc; protein product: MKSITINGSKRESVGKRATKDLRNAGKVPCVLYGGDELVHFSATEKVFKPLVFTPDVFTATIELDGVKYNAILQDIQFHPVTEAILHVDFYQIFDEKELTMDIPVRLVGVAKGIMLGGALRHNLRKLKVKALPANLPDFIEADITELAIGNKLYVTELRNDKYSLLHPDNTVVAQVRMSRNAAKAAAEGDAEAEA
- a CDS encoding enoyl-CoA hydratase/isomerase family protein gives rise to the protein MTTTRENGSLYTHIDKKIATIEFGHPGSNSFPSELLARLANEFNTLSNNDDVAIIILKSEGNKAFCAGASFDELVAIDSLESGKQFFSGFANVINAMRCCSKLIIGRVQGKTVGGGVGLASACDYVFATESASIKLSELSIGIGPFVIAPAVTRKINVSGLAELTLDATSWKNAYWAKEKGLYARVFESIEDLDKEVEIFTEKLAFYNYEALSEMKKTLWIGTEHWQELLIENAEISGKLVLSEATKKALSKFKK
- a CDS encoding 6-pyruvoyl trahydropterin synthase family protein, producing MNNIRITKQFTFETGRTLYGYDGKCKNVHGHSYKLFVTVTGQPIMDTTNVKFGMVIDFGDLKKIVKEEIVDIFDHATVFNQNTPRVELAKELKDRGHHVILVDYQPTSEMMAIDFAKKIKDRLPENIKLHGIKLQETDTSFAEWIASDNE